The Acropora muricata isolate sample 2 chromosome 4, ASM3666990v1, whole genome shotgun sequence genome contains the following window.
AACTTGTAAAGCTCCCGAATTCATCAAGCCTTCGTGAATTGTCATTAGCATTGCATTTGGTTTTTTATAATTCCATTCTTTTGTTGAATCTTATAACATTTTTGTGACTGGAGTTTTTCACAATATTATTGTGAGTGCTTTTTAGTGTACATATTGCACTTCCTTTGTTGATTTTCTAAAATTCATTGCCTGTGTAATCTAATGTCATGGTTTGTGTTTGTAGGAACACAGAGGTCTGCTGAATATCAGATACCCTATGGAAGTAAGTTGCAATTATTATTGAGGCTTTGCAGTTCTTTTGTAATGATGattacaaaaacaattattgtattAATAGTACTAATATAATAACGTTGTCTAGATGCTGGCTCAGCTTTAGAAAATGAAATACATTATTatcgaaataaaataaaataaaataaacttgtTTACTGGAATGTATGCAGTTTCCTACAAGTGACATTTTTGAATTGTGTTTACCGGATCTCTTTTAGCATGGTGTTGTAAGAGATTGGAATGATATGGAAAGAATATGGCAGGTGAGATAACCAATAGGTAATTCTGTGGCAAATTTAAGGATTGTTAACTTGTTTTAATTATTGGCCTGTAATATTTCCTTATTGTCTGTACACAGTATATTTATTCAAAAGATCAGCTTCAGACGTTTTCAGAGGAGGTAAaagtttctgtttattttgtATCTTTTGctcttaaaattaaattaaatgtcaAAAATCTtatgatattttgatttttgcttCCGGGActttacttgtttgtttttttggcttttttagcatCCTGTTTTATTAACTGAAGCTCCCCTTAATCCAAGGAGAAACAGGGAAAAAGCAGCAGAGGTCAGCATAAAATTGTTTCTTGttaaaaattgccaatttcCTAATCAAGGTATTAAAAATGTTATTGCTTTTTAGAACTGTTTTTTTTAACCCTTGTATATTAGCAATAAATCTAGCAAAAATATTTGTATTTCAGAAACGAATTCATATTCTATGCACATTCTGTAATGTGGGGCATCATACTTTTAGCAGGAGTGTGTTGCTTTAATGAACCACTTTAGGGCACTGAGGGTCCATATGGAATGAGCTAAGAAGTGGGTGGGGACCAatcaaacattgaaaaaaagtGTTTTCCAAGAATAGCTAAGAATGGAGAGATGGAAACAAGGATACAGCTTGGTCTGATAAAATCGATTTGTCTTCATGATGACTTCTCCATGGGTTTAGGATGAGAGTCACTCAGTTTTGATTAGTTTTTAACTCATGGCAAACTGTGATGTGCAGTTTGTAATAGTTGGAACGAAAAGATTTTCTACAAATACAATtacagggcacgaaattaacttttttggcaaggagccatctggctcctaaaatttccaaagtggtcgccaaggccaaaaagttaggagccatttaaaaaaaagatagttgaagaaacgcattatacagtggcgtcaaatggaagggttttctTAGCTTTGAATTGAAGTGTCTGGGCAACCAtaaaggacatttcacttcacaatatacagcgtaacatttgaaaatccaagatggtggatgttgacatgttcggttCATAGCATTCACGACGTTTTTGCTTAACAGACCATATTGTTCGtgccgattcatctactttaaagcttcatttagttGCAAAATACATCAAGGTACGATATACAAAACTCAAagagttctggtcgccaacttggcgactaacttttgaatcttggtcgccagcacgaaaaatttagtcgcattggcgattgtattaggcgcaattttgtGCCCTGCAATTAGATATTATTTTTATATCCAAGTGGTGTAAAATAAGGAAATCTTTCCAAAGATGAGATGTTCaaactaataataattcattttatTATTAGTTTGAACATCTCGGCTTAGGAAggattcattaatttttattactgCATTTTTGTTATTGCTTGCATTACTTTTCTTTGTAATGAAACCATATCACACACTCTACCACCACTAAGTATGTGTAAAAGAATTTGTACTTCAGTGAAGCATTTTGAGACTTTATTCATTTTCCTTAGATATTCTTTGAGACGTTCAATGTGCCTGCCCTATTCATATCTATGCAAGCAGTGCTTAGTCTGTGAGTAATGTATGGTTATTATCTTAACACTGTCACAAGGGGAAGTTGGTTGCCTGTAGAATATCCAAGGGTGTCTTATAATTCTCTACCCTCGTGCAATGCCTAACGCCTGTGATAGAAAACAGGAGAAGCCCAACGCTCATTTGTATGTCCTTCTTCGCATTGTACTACCCAAAGACCCTAGGGATTCTAAAcatgcgcaaaattaatgaagatcCTGCTGACCTCAACTAAAGGACAAGTGCTCCTTGTTGCGCACTCTGTTAAATTACAGTCACCCTCTGCTTTTGTCCTTGTTAATAACACTAGTTTACAGTGTGCCTGATGAAAGATGTGTCTCAGGTTAGAAACCTGACAAAACTGGGTGTTTGACCTGACTCAGTGAAAGTTAGATTTAAGAAACAAGCAGACCATTAAACTGTTGCTGTACCTGGGCCCACCTTGGCTATTTGAGATTTCCTCAACATTACTTTAAGCCTTAATTGTACCAGGAACACTTTTACACTGAGCTGTTTTTGCTTGACTTAGCTGTCATTTCAAATAGTTTGTACTTAATTTCATTAACATTTTGCAACAATATAAGAAACGGAACCATATAAAAAGCTTAATTTTCTCACCAAATTATAACTACCATATGATAAtcttttgctcaaaaaaaattcattttcttcCCCATGCCAATAATATTGTTTCATCATATTCTCATTAATACCTGTAATGTGAACTCgcattttcatcattttctcAATGACCGTGTCACGTTATTTTAGAGTGGTGTGCTGCAATGAAATGTTCACAGGTTCAAGTTCAGTCCAAGCCTAGATATTGCTCAGACTTCTTTATACACCTGTCAAACTTGCTTAATTCATTTGATTAACGATTGCttcaaagtaatttttttgttgaccTCCGGAACATTGGGAGCATGGGATTTTAGATATGTATCCCCATTGTTTTGATCATAGTACGCCCTGTGTGACTTGTCTTGGAGAAAAGCATTGGATTCTTAAACTGAATGAAAGTTTTTTCGTCTTTGGTTTGCAGATATGCAACTGGTCGCACCACTGGTGTAGTGTTAGATTCTGGTGATGGGGTCTCCCACTCTGTGCCAATCTACGAAGGCTTTGCAATGCCGCATTCCATAATGAGGACGGATATTGCTGGCAGGTCAGTGTGCACCGAAAATGCTGTCATGCACCTGGATCCATTTGTTGCTTGTGAAAGGCAAACAGTGGTTTTCTTCCTCCTGATTTACTGTACATCAACCTTGTGTGCAATGTGAAGAGctaatttttcatgttttttatttaacagaGATATTACATCTTTTCTAAGGCTGCTTTTAAGAAAAGAAGGTTTCAACTTTCATTCTTCTTCAGAGATGGAAATAGTGAGAACTATTAAGGAGGTAAGGCCTAACACTGTTGCTATGGTATTCATCAGAAGGGTCAGGGTTAAAGAATCAagctcaataatattattattattgaaatcatTTGTGTGCAATGGTCATTGATTAGAGAAGACTTAAATGCTAGATCATcgaaaaaagtaataataataataataatattgtttttgatGATCTGGCATTGTAATAATTTCATGCTTTGAGCTGGTCACCAATTAGAGGAatgttaataatttattcaaaataattgttattattaataccCATTATTGTGTATATACAACTACTTACTGTGAGATGCTCTAGCAGTTGAGTTGGTGCAAAATCTGTGAATTTTCTTAATTCCTTGTGCAAGTGGCAAAGGGGCATTGTGTTAAGTTCATTTTACAAAAAACTGTTATTTTACTACAGTTTTGAATTTCATTGCAGCGTGTTTGTTACCTGGCATTGAACCCACAGAAAGAGGTGAGAGCTTGGTATTTACACAGTTCTGCTTTGGCAGATCATTATCACTAGTGTGAATGGATTGTTTGTATTAATTTACTCTTGATGTTTTTATACTACATTATATTTTCATAAGTAGTGTATAGTTAATTTCAAAGATTGAAGAGAAATGTCTTTTAAATGTAATGTTGAACTCTCACTCAACAGGAATCAATAGATAGTGAAAGAATACAGTATGTGTTGCCAGATGGAAGCATGTTGGAGGTAAATAAAATGTGATGATAGTCTTGGAGATCACAGGGTCATTCAAAAAACCTTTGGCAAATGCATTGATAGGATTGGATACATTTCTTCGACCCTGTTATGGTTAACTCTGGAATAGAAAACTTGTTTTATGTTTTTAGGTTGGTCCTGCACGTTTCAGAGCACCAGAACTTCTCTTTAGACCTGATCTTGTGGGTGAAGAGTGTGAAGGAATCCATGAGGTCAGAATAAAATTATGATCCCCTTACAAACATAGTCTCTTtatggataataataataatattattattgttaagcAATAGGTAGCATTTTCTTTGGGTTTACTGGCATAATTAACCCATTGCTTGATGCaagcttgtaaatcacaagTTAAGTGTTCTGCTGGCATCCCAAGACAGTGAATTATTCCTGTAAACCcattgtaaataattttttttgtcgtaaattattattaaaataatgtatggccatttttctttcaatgttgTAGGTGCTGGCATTTGCGATTCAAAAGTCAGATTTGGATCTCAGAAGAGTTCTGTATTCAAATATTGTTCTTTCTGGTGGATCAACACTATTCAAAGGTAAAAACAGTTTCAAAAGTGATGAATAATTACCTCATTTTGCTTTCTCTTTGCATAAATTTAATGATTTGTATCTAACATTGTTTTTGCAGGATTTGGAGATAGACTGTTGAGTGAAGTAAAGAAAGTTGCACCTAAAGATATCAAAATTAGGGTATGAAATCTTGAGCATTAATTTTGGGCATCAGTGAGTATTTTTTTGACGATAAACTTACTTATAAGGTACTCAAACAACCAGTTCTCCTTACATCTCAATATTTCAAGCAAGATTTATTGTAGCAGAGACTTGCTCCAAAACCTGCAAGTCacacaaaattgttttacttttGTTAGATTTCTGCTCCACAAGAAAGACTGTATTCAACATGGATTGGGTAGGTTTCTCTTGTtgtagtttttatttatttatttattttttcattctttaatTTGGATTcctgttgtcttttttcttgtttttaccttgttgaattttttttttggacttgATTTAAGTAAAAAAATGATTGTTTTGGTGTGCGTCCATGTAATACCCTTTCAATATTtaaactgtttttttatttttacctttCAGTGGCTCAATTTTAGCTTCTTTAGACACATTTAAGAAGATGTGGGTCTCTAAAAAAGAATATGACGATGAAGGAGCAAGAGCAATTCATCGCAAGACCTTCTAACTTAATATATGATTCCTAACGGTTGTAATGCAGTAGATCAGCCGAAGCTTGGTTGGAAAACTAAGCTCGGCAGTTACTGTAGATAGAGCTGTTAGattgtcacaaaattgatatTCGTTCTGGATAGAGTCTATTCTGTAAGAGTTCGTTTGAAACAGATAAGCATGGATAAAATATATGAAGCTGGAGCTGTTTTATGGTGGATCTAAGTGATTCATTCTTTAAGGACTTTAACAACTGCTCTTTCCTGAACTGAAAGGATACGATTCGTCAACTTTAAGTTATTTCAATGACAGCTTAAAGTAGTGGATTTTTCATGCAGTTGGGTATTACTTTTTAAGCTGTAGAAGCTGTAAGATTagaaaggaaatttttaaaCGTTTGCTGTTTTGTGGTCAGATCTGGTTCTTATATCTCCTAAaaccccaaaaaaaaaacttgcgtAAAGAGCCCCGTAACTAAGCAATAGTCCCTGGTTGGTCAAGTCGTTCCGTCGCTATTCCTAGTGAGTGACCCCCTCGATTTATGGAACACTAGTGTATGCACAAGCGGTGGTGGTGAGGACGTGGGAAAGTTCTCACTCGCTTGCAACCTAGCTTGGACCCTTTCTTACCAAGGACATTTTGTGGTCACACAAGTTCGATAAGCAAGACATATTTGCTGTTGTACACCGCACATCAAAAATGGCGGCCtattaaattattcctttgtttgcatgttaattagcacTCTATGCCTCGTCAGCACCTATAAAACACacaagaattttgaagtgaaaatgaggcaaagagggctaatcccggggggggggggactcatatatgaaacagacggggatgctcgtcgtctcgcttaggggtataaattttggattttggtctcgcttagggtgttccgggcaaagcgccgatattttaagccgccaagatctcgcttagggttccgcgaagaacaAAGAATTACGCAAagggaaacagaagtcaaattttcttttttcttctattttttcttttgaagcggtctcttttaggggtcaaaatttgcttaagtcaCGCCCAgtttggtctcctttaggggttaaattcaaaatttccgacgagcatccccgtctgttccatataggagtcccccacGCCGGGGGGCTAATaaacttgcaaacaaaagaatgatttaTTTGCCACGATCTTGAAATAAGGTGTATGGAGTCAAGAAATCTCTAGTGTGGTCTGATTGCACAGTCACGAAGTGGTCCGCATGCCCAACTTATCCATTAAAAAGCAGGGTCATTTTAAGGAAAGCAAATGTAAGTAATTGAAACAGTGAGAGAAGTTAACAGCAATAAAGTTACCGTAAATAAATTTGAGTACTCGTGCTGTGTCGTTTGAAAGGTTGGCATTTGATAACCTTCAACATCTTGGGATTGTTGTGCATGTAAAAGCAGGCGCAAGGCAAGTCAGGAAGGAATGATTGCCGAGAGCAACCGGAAATCTTACCATTCTACTGCTTCCAAAACAACTCCAGGTGCTGGAGGTTTTTTCTGTGAAGTTGTCAAAACTAGATGCCGAGGgaaaagaaacgtttttagtTTTTCTATTTTATCTTTCATCTTCAACGTGCATATATCTCTGGCACCCGCTGTAGTTAGAAAAACGCGTCTGAATGTCTTCCAAATCCTGGCACTTGTTGGGTCTCTTCAAAAGAGAGACCCAAACCCCTGTGATGTGAAGAAAGGAGAACACGATTACTTCAGTCGCCGAGTTTTAGGTTAAGATAACTACAGCAACATTTTCTCGCGGTTAAAGATGTTGAGATTTTCGTTCCGCGATGGAACCCaagtttatttgaaaaataaagcTTTCTCGCGAACACGTAATACTGCTAGAACGGGTACctattttatcaaatttggaAACTTGAACACCGAAGCAGGCAAAGGTAGAATTTTATTCTTCGAGAGAGAGCTGCTGTCCAAGGGCATacccaggggggtcctggggtgcccgtgacccccccttttgcaagcctttttaacctaacaacctacaacaggtggcgaaaattcAATGAcaatatcttggccatagttacAAAGccctttttttgaaacttttttttgaatCAAAAACACGGCCTGGAGatcgacatgacaatctggtgagtacccccactttgacacagtgtgaccaccccccccccccctttgaaaaatcctggctacgcgtAATGGGCGTTTCGGAAAGGtatggttgggaaaaagaggttgaaatttgtggcaaggaaggaaaagacagctcagcgaaagtgttgaaatcgttgaaagtgcaaaaacatccgtcctttctttctcgaacatggc
Protein-coding sequences here:
- the LOC136914685 gene encoding alpha-centractin — encoded protein: MDQFDVIANQPIVIDNGSGVIKAGFAGDQTPKYHFPNFVGRPKHVRVMAGALEGDIFIGPKAEEHRGLLNIRYPMEHGVVRDWNDMERIWQYIYSKDQLQTFSEEHPVLLTEAPLNPRRNREKAAEIFFETFNVPALFISMQAVLSLYATGRTTGVVLDSGDGVSHSVPIYEGFAMPHSIMRTDIAGRDITSFLRLLLRKEGFNFHSSSEMEIVRTIKERVCYLALNPQKEESIDSERIQYVLPDGSMLEVGPARFRAPELLFRPDLVGEECEGIHEVLAFAIQKSDLDLRRVLYSNIVLSGGSTLFKGFGDRLLSEVKKVAPKDIKIRISAPQERLYSTWIGGSILASLDTFKKMWVSKKEYDDEGARAIHRKTF